A region from the uncultured Draconibacterium sp. genome encodes:
- a CDS encoding class I SAM-dependent methyltransferase codes for MNDKYYKTKESVEEYIKLAKDVNGEQLIKKLKDFLPPNSLLLEIGSGPGTDFQILKKDYKVVGSDYSAEFLNRLINNNIDDDFLNLDAITLKTEKKFDGIYSNKVLQHLTNEELEKSIHRQVDILNPDGIICHSFWKGKGDEVFKGLLVNYQTDETLRILFEDYFELLILDEYNEFEDGDSLILIGKKK; via the coding sequence ATGAATGATAAGTACTACAAGACAAAAGAATCTGTTGAAGAATATATCAAATTAGCTAAAGATGTTAATGGTGAACAATTGATTAAAAAATTAAAAGATTTCTTGCCCCCAAATTCTTTGTTGCTTGAAATTGGTTCTGGACCTGGAACTGATTTTCAAATATTGAAGAAAGATTATAAAGTTGTGGGGTCAGACTATTCAGCCGAATTCTTGAATAGATTAATAAACAATAACATAGATGACGATTTTTTAAATTTAGATGCAATAACACTAAAAACAGAGAAAAAATTTGATGGAATTTACTCAAACAAAGTCCTACAGCATTTAACCAACGAAGAATTAGAGAAATCAATTCATAGACAAGTTGATATATTGAATCCAGATGGAATAATTTGCCATTCATTCTGGAAGGGAAAGGGAGATGAAGTTTTCAAAGGATTACTTGTTAACTACCAGACAGATGAAACCTTAAGAATTTTGTTTGAGGACTATTTCGAGCTTTTAATTCTTGATGAATATAATGAGTTCGAAGACGGTGATTCATTAATATTGATTGGAAAGAAAAAATAA
- a CDS encoding reverse transcriptase domain-containing protein: MIKKKEKDWFKIKRYPHIGLPLNPNDRYKWIEKYVTDPESVASHSFLPFIHKTSRVKKFRKVYSEVNGKISSEFKKDEKILRKPDEKKRELYYASHLDSLIFSYYAKELSEQYELKLKSKEYKLNEVVNAYRSIPINPKDENSSNKCNISFANDIFKYILNYPKKQFTVIAFDISSFFDNLNHKLLRDRWCDVLEVDELPPDHFNVYKNITRFSHVDIVDIFEEFKDRIYTRKINKFGKPLEIRRKRIEKIKFLRNQNAIAFCKEKEFFKVKGKLLQPSKTRKLKNGTIVYRDLGIPQGSPISSILANIYLLEYDKKINDFIQDKGGIYRRYSDDMVVVCPIKAKDEITELISKELINYKLEIQPSKTQVFQFINEDDKLICGQEFPDGINWNKNLIYLGFEFDGQNVLLKSASLSGFYRKMKRYVRRAKRYSKYKNVKNSGEIFKPRIFKKFSYKGAKRIRKYIWNKKENKFEPSESYNWGNFLSYTKKAAKYMVNNKIEKQTKRHWNILNELIK; this comes from the coding sequence ATGATAAAGAAAAAGGAAAAAGATTGGTTCAAGATTAAACGGTATCCCCATATTGGTTTGCCTTTAAATCCGAATGACCGATACAAATGGATTGAAAAATATGTTACCGACCCCGAATCGGTTGCAAGCCATTCCTTTTTACCTTTTATTCATAAAACATCAAGAGTTAAGAAATTCAGAAAAGTCTATTCCGAAGTAAACGGAAAAATAAGTTCTGAATTTAAGAAAGACGAAAAAATTCTTAGAAAACCTGACGAAAAGAAAAGAGAGCTTTATTATGCAAGTCATTTAGATTCATTGATTTTTAGTTACTATGCAAAAGAGCTTTCGGAACAATATGAACTAAAACTAAAAAGCAAAGAATATAAACTAAATGAGGTTGTTAATGCATATCGGTCAATCCCAATTAATCCGAAAGATGAAAACAGTTCGAACAAATGCAATATAAGTTTTGCAAATGACATCTTTAAATACATACTCAATTATCCGAAAAAACAATTTACTGTAATAGCATTTGACATTTCAAGCTTTTTTGATAATCTAAACCACAAACTACTTCGTGACAGATGGTGTGATGTTTTAGAAGTTGATGAATTACCACCAGACCATTTCAACGTTTATAAAAACATTACACGTTTTAGTCATGTTGACATCGTTGATATTTTTGAGGAGTTTAAAGATAGAATCTATACTCGTAAAATAAACAAATTTGGAAAGCCATTAGAAATCAGAAGAAAGCGAATTGAGAAGATAAAATTTCTTCGCAATCAAAATGCTATTGCTTTTTGTAAAGAAAAGGAATTCTTCAAAGTAAAGGGCAAATTATTGCAGCCTTCGAAAACAAGGAAGCTAAAAAATGGAACTATTGTTTATCGTGATTTAGGAATTCCGCAAGGCTCTCCGATAAGTTCAATTTTAGCAAATATTTACTTATTGGAGTACGATAAAAAAATTAATGATTTTATTCAGGATAAAGGTGGTATTTATCGCCGTTATTCCGATGATATGGTTGTTGTTTGTCCAATAAAAGCAAAAGATGAAATTACCGAGTTGATTAGTAAAGAGCTAATAAATTATAAACTTGAAATTCAGCCTTCAAAAACACAAGTTTTTCAATTTATTAATGAGGATGACAAATTGATTTGCGGTCAGGAATTTCCCGATGGTATAAATTGGAATAAGAACCTGATATACTTAGGCTTTGAATTTGATGGACAAAATGTTTTATTAAAATCAGCAAGTTTATCAGGCTTTTATAGAAAAATGAAACGCTATGTCAGACGAGCAAAACGATATTCAAAATATAAAAATGTAAAAAACAGTGGAGAGATTTTTAAACCAAGGATTTTCAAAAAGTTCTCATACAAAGGGGCTAAACGGATTCGAAAATACATTTGGAATAAAAAGGAAAATAAATTTGAACCAAGCGAATCATATAATTGGGGTAATTTTCTTTCATACACTAAGAAAGCCGCTAAGTACATGGTAAATAACAAGATTGAAAAACAAACTAAAAGACATTGGAATATATTAAATGAACTTATTAAATAG
- a CDS encoding DUF5655 domain-containing protein has translation MANYKNKDGKLELIKENPFKLEKEIQTLTEKNLKLIFGLDFVKSEFSLNNFRIDTLAFDHDASAFVIIEYKRDKNFSVIDQGYAYLSLMLNNKADFILEYNECGQSVLKRNDVDWSQSKVIFVSPSFTTYQREAINFKDLPIELWEIKRYDNENVNYSQIQTSGAQESVKTISRDDDIVETVNKEIKVYTEKEHLEVASPEILELYETIKNAITNLDGIELKPTKKYIAFVSGSNIADIHVQKKALKMWINMFKGELDDPKELARDVANIGHWGNGDYELQIRDDENIEYIMSLIKQSYKRNKK, from the coding sequence ATGGCAAATTATAAAAACAAAGACGGAAAACTCGAATTGATTAAGGAAAATCCGTTTAAATTAGAAAAGGAAATACAAACATTGACCGAAAAGAATTTAAAACTCATATTCGGACTTGACTTTGTAAAATCAGAATTCTCCTTGAATAATTTCCGAATAGACACTTTAGCTTTTGACCACGACGCATCTGCTTTTGTGATAATTGAGTACAAACGGGATAAGAATTTTAGTGTAATTGACCAAGGATATGCCTATTTGTCACTTATGCTGAATAATAAAGCGGATTTCATTTTGGAATATAACGAATGTGGACAATCAGTTTTAAAAAGGAATGACGTTGATTGGTCTCAATCCAAAGTGATTTTTGTTTCACCTTCATTTACAACTTATCAAAGAGAAGCAATTAATTTCAAAGATTTACCGATTGAATTATGGGAAATAAAACGTTACGACAATGAAAATGTAAATTATAGCCAAATCCAAACAAGTGGAGCACAAGAAAGCGTTAAGACAATTTCCCGTGATGATGATATTGTAGAGACTGTAAATAAGGAGATTAAGGTTTATACGGAGAAAGAACACCTAGAAGTTGCATCACCTGAGATTTTGGAATTGTATGAGACCATAAAAAATGCAATAACAAATCTTGACGGAATTGAATTAAAACCGACAAAAAAGTATATAGCATTTGTAAGCGGTTCAAATATTGCAGACATACACGTTCAGAAAAAAGCTTTGAAAATGTGGATAAATATGTTTAAAGGTGAACTTGACGACCCCAAGGAATTAGCGAGGGATGTTGCAAATATTGGACATTGGGGGAACGGAGATTACGAATTACAAATTAGAGATGATGAAAATATTGAATATATTATGTCATTGATAAAACAGTCATATAAAAGGAATAAAAAATAA
- a CDS encoding AAA family ATPase, whose protein sequence is MRIDKISIKNFRSFDNTGVELTFPDIKKPFSIVGHNNSGKSNLINAILFGLNNKSTSFTSFDKNDFHNHETGNDIEIDISITPPLLCPTMYNKFRDIEKFNLVISMTDGVIDTQHYCKDGTDGQIFTPMALKRGKDAKFTQEQTEILNKQLKQGAQTAYKWKDKVPLYFIEPTLIHNHLKANRNSLLGKVLLEIRKEFESKETTIDKKEGILEHHVGQPNVDVFERMLNYIEKQVIPTPKLEALTNQIKDSIKKELEIDNDDFDLGFGFPSIDSFYKNLEFYIKEADNKPKLPITRYGNGFIFLFVISLIKAIIESEKGGNIFIIEEPETFLHENYQDYFYKLLEKLAENNQVIYTTHSKKFVNLFEPQSIIKLKTPEITKTEIIHHPTASIYIPDTLEEYKVKNIDDFALYMKTLEPNLGNIIFAKKVMIVEGPHDVLGYRTVFSSEINLEYNNISIVAAWGKDTLKSIIQLCKLFEVEYFVVHDFDIIEDCDITIPKENQASKYNDLEPKEKAQYTKNFNIASEAGIDNIHHNKPNLEGVLSITDKGSTSVYECLSGKTMTEVYNEYPAFLTDEIIKFMKE, encoded by the coding sequence ATGAGAATAGATAAAATCAGCATTAAAAACTTTAGGTCGTTTGATAACACAGGAGTGGAATTAACCTTTCCTGACATTAAGAAACCATTCTCTATTGTTGGTCACAATAATTCTGGCAAATCAAACTTGATAAATGCTATTCTATTTGGGCTTAATAATAAATCAACAAGTTTTACATCATTTGACAAAAATGATTTTCATAATCACGAAACAGGTAATGATATAGAAATTGATATCTCAATTACCCCTCCTCTTTTATGCCCGACTATGTATAATAAGTTTCGAGATATTGAAAAATTTAACCTAGTCATATCAATGACTGATGGAGTAATTGATACGCAACATTATTGTAAAGATGGGACAGATGGTCAGATTTTCACTCCAATGGCACTAAAAAGAGGAAAAGATGCTAAGTTCACTCAAGAACAAACAGAAATTCTTAATAAACAGTTGAAACAAGGAGCTCAAACTGCTTATAAGTGGAAAGATAAAGTACCTCTGTATTTTATTGAACCTACGTTAATTCATAATCATTTAAAAGCTAATAGAAACTCCCTCTTGGGTAAAGTTTTATTGGAAATACGCAAAGAATTTGAATCTAAAGAAACTACCATTGATAAAAAAGAAGGAATACTCGAACATCATGTAGGGCAACCTAATGTAGATGTTTTCGAAAGAATGTTAAACTATATTGAGAAGCAAGTAATTCCAACACCGAAACTTGAGGCTTTGACAAATCAAATTAAGGATTCAATTAAAAAAGAACTTGAAATTGATAACGATGATTTTGATTTGGGGTTTGGTTTTCCTTCAATTGATAGCTTTTATAAAAACCTTGAATTTTACATTAAAGAAGCTGATAATAAGCCCAAGCTACCTATTACTAGATATGGTAATGGTTTTATCTTTTTATTTGTAATATCTCTGATAAAAGCCATTATAGAAAGTGAAAAAGGAGGAAATATCTTTATTATTGAAGAACCTGAAACGTTTCTTCACGAAAACTATCAAGATTATTTCTACAAACTTTTAGAAAAATTAGCAGAAAATAATCAAGTCATATATACTACACATTCAAAGAAGTTTGTAAACCTATTTGAACCACAATCAATTATAAAGCTTAAGACTCCAGAAATAACAAAAACAGAGATTATTCATCATCCAACCGCAAGTATCTATATTCCTGATACTCTAGAAGAATATAAGGTGAAAAATATCGATGACTTTGCGCTTTATATGAAGACACTAGAACCTAATTTAGGTAATATCATATTTGCAAAAAAGGTAATGATAGTTGAAGGACCTCATGATGTTCTTGGATATCGCACAGTTTTTTCATCTGAGATTAACCTTGAATACAATAATATATCAATTGTAGCTGCTTGGGGTAAGGATACCTTAAAATCAATAATTCAGCTGTGTAAATTATTTGAAGTTGAGTATTTTGTTGTTCACGACTTTGATATTATCGAGGATTGTGATATAACTATTCCTAAAGAAAATCAAGCCTCAAAATACAATGACCTTGAGCCAAAGGAAAAAGCTCAGTACACCAAAAACTTTAATATTGCATCAGAGGCAGGAATAGATAATATACATCATAACAAGCCAAATCTTGAAGGAGTACTAAGTATCACAGATAAAGGTTCGACATCTGTTTATGAATGTTTAAGTGGCAAGACTATGACTGAGGTATATAATGAGTATCCAGCATTTTTAACCGATGAAATAATTAAATTTATGAAGGAATAA
- a CDS encoding DUF1593 domain-containing protein — MKTRRLFLLLTTLTITLGSIAQDKFDESPKDFQKFRVIMTTDFPPIGVVKGGDNVPANRKSDPDDMQSMVRFLLYANEFDIEGLVATAGTFAMTAEKKNILSVIDQYEKVYENLKTYDTGYPTPDYLRSVTYEGKANNHGLNVKWGYNKQPYTDIIGEGLDSEASNAIIAAADKPDPRPLWIGVWGGPREVAQAIWDVKNTRSEEELKIFISRLRIFLIAYQDATHGWLMEHFPDLFIIESRKTYQGMFGGNDPISDLAWINKNIRSNHGALCDIYPHEGMGCTGVCEGDSPAFLYLISANRGINNAENPTQPSWGGQYVRRENTNHYIDSLGGSSISRWRKDFQKEFMERADWCIEPNVKNP; from the coding sequence ATGAAAACAAGAAGATTATTTTTATTATTGACAACCCTTACTATAACATTGGGAAGTATTGCACAAGATAAATTTGATGAAAGCCCAAAGGATTTTCAAAAATTTAGAGTAATAATGACAACTGACTTTCCTCCAATCGGAGTAGTTAAGGGAGGTGATAATGTGCCAGCTAATCGCAAGAGTGACCCCGATGACATGCAATCAATGGTACGTTTTCTTTTATATGCTAATGAGTTTGATATTGAAGGGTTGGTCGCTACCGCAGGAACTTTTGCTATGACAGCTGAGAAGAAAAATATTTTATCAGTTATAGACCAATACGAAAAGGTGTATGAGAATTTAAAAACGTATGATACTGGATACCCTACACCTGACTACTTACGTTCAGTTACATATGAGGGCAAGGCTAACAATCATGGACTTAATGTAAAATGGGGATACAATAAACAACCTTACACAGACATAATTGGCGAAGGATTGGATAGTGAGGCATCAAATGCAATTATTGCAGCTGCTGATAAACCAGACCCTAGACCTTTATGGATTGGCGTATGGGGTGGCCCACGAGAAGTTGCTCAAGCCATATGGGATGTAAAGAACACACGCAGTGAAGAAGAACTCAAAATTTTTATAAGTAGACTTCGCATTTTTCTTATCGCTTACCAAGATGCAACACATGGGTGGTTAATGGAACATTTTCCTGATTTGTTTATAATCGAGTCAAGAAAAACCTATCAGGGCATGTTCGGAGGTAACGACCCAATTTCAGACTTAGCATGGATTAATAAAAATATTCGGTCAAACCATGGGGCACTTTGTGATATTTATCCACATGAAGGAATGGGGTGTACTGGTGTTTGTGAAGGTGATTCACCAGCATTCTTGTATTTAATTAGTGCAAATAGAGGTATCAATAATGCTGAAAACCCTACTCAACCAAGTTGGGGTGGACAATATGTACGTAGGGAAAATACTAACCATTATATTGACAGCCTTGGTGGTTCAAGTATTTCTAGATGGCGAAAAGACTTTCAGAAAGAATTTATGGAACGTGCAGATTGGTGCATAGAACCAAATGTAAAAAACCCATAA
- a CDS encoding ATP-binding protein produces the protein MKIRHLSKIIFINSADIKFQELNLDGNVHFIGDQGTGKSTMLRALLFLYSPSNDKRRLSIGRDDKTFLDYYFEWDNSHIIYEIQAEDTKFMVWLTKENNRPAFRFIDTAFQSDFFIEKTETGFRFLVPDEVKNNLRNLKVDVNRKISLLSEFKDILYGASKENRFKPFSLMQSTAYQNIPNSITNIFLSSSLKSSNIKETIIHSLIDEEQVDDINKYFINLSGTRRDIEEFEFDYNDIADFDITKQKAKQLISLADKYTKLEQDKIITAQNLGESNLYFIDKLAETTTEFIEAEKSVTAIDTNLKEIKKKHSESEKVLEKQLTVLENDLGKAQNLEVKWKTIKVNDTLIGIEAIKKKVSEKDKLLNLKNSKETELKSLTAQFENIELKYKVLFDKIENDKQASINLIKSTFSDNKTLLTDQKNKTTEYYANKAEELNQAYEKNIEIIRNQKDDLHNSLTHYKELRTKIQSQEIYKKQIADLTQQISESEKNKNNNISEIKIFKNSIENIGKQAKSEEQLLENEFTTNKKEIEQKISVTKQQINEIETDLKSFENSFYKFLNDNYSGWEDKIAKVCDKSILFSSSLNPKLHEISDLFYGLEIDLSDIETKVKSIQEYEEDKEQLNITLQNQQIEFQKLLDKYEVDKTKFFQSRNKKIGEIKRKVEKLEATNYQIDINISRNEVKIEDFTTKEKEEKAKQLAEIEPKISSTNKQIGAIDTKITQQKEIIKQHKEGLKSEKELKLKQIEEKIQSVQLEYKQGLNKIETDYNTQRKQKESDKLKELAGEGADAEAIGILGNALQDIEAKLTEIEELQSKYINKYEIEYEEIIKIPEYTSGVNQKKQDFEEHKTQNQTELEKFISDFQTAQKKFEELSELKEEIEENLKSFNAFQKNQLYKDLEYYIQIAVIGKNHEKLTTLIDKLNSLSYEINLQGKEMQKGTKEFLSPFRPDNIFNFPKVLSTESESVDFIKNNLKEYIEEEKIEIVKQQTKKKHAGLIKHIAGDIDILVSKRQNIDKIIGGMNGDFKNDNFVNAIQDFKMRTQDTANPIVQIFLEIKKHHDDNPFNLEENPNLFSELKMEDSKQKSINLLTSLLKALKENKKEQIDLEDIFELEFSVKQNNKETGWKKELSDVGSHGTDILLKAMIYIMLLNIFKENASKKSKFRDFKLHCIMDEIGRIHTKNIKGLIRFASSRGIWVVFGSPEENDALAYKYVYNFEKQNGITQATRLIYDKRK, from the coding sequence ATGAAGATACGACATCTCTCTAAAATAATTTTTATAAATAGCGCAGATATAAAATTTCAGGAACTAAATCTTGACGGGAATGTTCATTTTATAGGCGATCAGGGCACAGGAAAAAGTACAATGCTAAGGGCTTTGCTGTTTTTATATAGTCCAAGCAATGACAAAAGAAGGCTTAGTATTGGCAGAGATGATAAAACATTTTTGGATTATTATTTCGAGTGGGACAATTCGCATATTATATATGAAATTCAAGCAGAAGACACAAAGTTTATGGTTTGGCTAACAAAAGAAAACAATCGTCCTGCATTCAGGTTTATAGATACTGCATTCCAAAGCGACTTTTTTATCGAAAAAACTGAAACTGGCTTTCGCTTTTTAGTGCCAGACGAAGTAAAAAACAACCTTAGAAACTTAAAGGTTGATGTGAACAGGAAAATAAGCCTGTTAAGTGAATTTAAAGACATCCTGTACGGAGCTTCAAAAGAAAACAGGTTTAAGCCCTTTTCTTTAATGCAGAGTACTGCATACCAAAATATACCAAATTCAATTACAAATATATTTTTAAGTTCCAGCTTGAAATCTTCCAACATAAAGGAAACGATAATTCATTCACTGATAGACGAGGAACAAGTTGATGACATAAATAAATATTTCATCAATTTATCAGGAACAAGAAGAGACATTGAAGAATTTGAATTTGATTACAACGATATTGCAGACTTCGACATTACAAAACAAAAAGCCAAACAGCTAATTAGTCTTGCTGATAAGTACACGAAATTAGAACAGGATAAAATAATTACAGCACAAAATCTTGGAGAAAGTAACTTGTACTTTATAGATAAGTTAGCTGAGACTACTACGGAATTTATAGAAGCAGAGAAGAGTGTAACAGCTATTGATACAAATCTGAAAGAAATAAAAAAGAAACATTCTGAAAGTGAAAAAGTACTTGAAAAGCAATTAACCGTTCTTGAAAATGATTTGGGAAAAGCCCAAAATCTTGAAGTTAAATGGAAAACAATCAAGGTTAATGATACTCTGATTGGAATTGAAGCAATTAAAAAGAAAGTAAGTGAAAAAGATAAGTTACTAAATTTAAAAAATAGTAAAGAAACTGAATTAAAATCACTGACAGCTCAGTTCGAAAATATTGAGTTGAAATATAAAGTCTTGTTTGATAAAATTGAGAATGACAAACAAGCATCTATAAATCTTATTAAATCAACATTTTCAGACAATAAAACTCTATTAACCGACCAAAAAAACAAGACTACAGAATATTATGCGAACAAAGCAGAAGAGTTAAATCAAGCCTATGAAAAAAATATCGAAATTATACGTAATCAGAAAGATGATTTACATAATTCATTGACCCATTATAAAGAACTACGAACCAAAATACAATCACAGGAGATTTATAAAAAACAAATTGCTGATTTGACACAGCAGATTTCTGAAAGCGAAAAAAACAAAAACAATAACATCAGTGAAATAAAGATATTTAAAAACTCAATTGAAAATATAGGAAAGCAGGCAAAAAGCGAAGAACAACTTTTGGAGAATGAATTTACAACAAACAAAAAGGAAATTGAACAAAAAATATCTGTAACTAAACAACAAATCAATGAAATAGAGACAGATTTAAAATCATTTGAAAATTCATTTTATAAATTTCTGAATGATAATTATTCGGGTTGGGAAGATAAAATTGCAAAAGTATGTGACAAAAGTATTTTGTTCAGTAGCTCTTTAAATCCAAAACTTCATGAAATATCGGATTTGTTTTATGGTTTGGAAATAGACTTGTCAGATATAGAAACAAAAGTAAAATCAATACAGGAATATGAGGAAGACAAAGAACAACTGAATATTACATTACAAAACCAACAAATTGAATTTCAAAAACTATTAGATAAATACGAAGTAGATAAAACGAAATTTTTTCAAAGCAGAAATAAAAAAATCGGCGAAATAAAAAGGAAGGTAGAAAAACTTGAAGCTACTAATTATCAAATTGATATAAATATTAGCAGGAATGAAGTCAAAATAGAGGATTTTACGACAAAAGAAAAAGAAGAAAAGGCAAAACAATTAGCAGAAATTGAACCAAAGATTAGTAGTACTAATAAACAAATAGGTGCTATTGATACAAAAATTACCCAACAAAAAGAGATTATTAAACAGCATAAAGAAGGGTTAAAATCTGAAAAAGAATTAAAACTTAAGCAAATTGAAGAAAAAATTCAATCGGTGCAATTGGAATACAAGCAGGGATTAAATAAGATAGAAACAGATTATAATACTCAGCGAAAGCAAAAAGAAAGCGATAAATTAAAAGAACTTGCTGGCGAAGGAGCAGATGCAGAAGCGATTGGTATTTTGGGAAATGCACTTCAAGATATTGAAGCTAAACTAACTGAAATTGAAGAGTTACAATCAAAATATATAAATAAGTACGAAATTGAATATGAAGAAATTATAAAAATTCCTGAATACACTAGTGGTGTAAACCAAAAGAAACAGGACTTTGAAGAACATAAAACGCAGAACCAAACTGAACTTGAAAAATTTATCAGCGATTTTCAGACAGCACAAAAGAAATTTGAAGAATTATCAGAGCTAAAAGAAGAGATAGAGGAAAACCTGAAATCTTTCAATGCATTTCAAAAGAATCAGCTATATAAGGATTTAGAATATTATATTCAGATAGCAGTTATTGGAAAGAACCATGAGAAGCTAACAACACTAATAGATAAACTCAATTCACTTTCCTATGAAATTAATTTACAAGGCAAAGAAATGCAAAAGGGAACAAAGGAATTTTTAAGTCCTTTCCGCCCTGATAATATTTTCAATTTCCCAAAAGTCTTATCAACCGAAAGTGAAAGTGTTGATTTTATTAAAAACAACCTGAAAGAATATATCGAGGAAGAAAAAATCGAAATAGTAAAGCAACAAACTAAGAAGAAACACGCAGGATTAATAAAACATATCGCAGGGGATATTGATATTTTAGTGTCGAAGCGTCAGAATATTGATAAAATTATTGGCGGTATGAATGGTGATTTCAAAAATGACAACTTTGTTAATGCTATTCAAGATTTTAAAATGCGTACACAAGACACAGCAAATCCTATCGTACAAATATTCCTTGAAATAAAGAAACATCACGATGATAACCCATTCAATTTGGAAGAAAACCCAAATCTTTTTTCTGAATTGAAAATGGAAGACAGCAAACAGAAATCTATAAATCTGTTGACTTCACTTTTAAAGGCACTTAAAGAAAACAAAAAGGAACAAATTGATTTAGAAGATATATTCGAGCTAGAATTTAGTGTAAAACAGAACAATAAAGAAACGGGCTGGAAAAAAGAGCTTTCAGATGTGGGTTCGCATGGAACTGATATTTTGCTTAAAGCAATGATTTACATTATGTTATTGAATATCTTTAAAGAAAACGCATCTAAGAAGTCGAAATTTAGAGATTTTAAACTGCATTGTATTATGGACGAAATCGGGCGAATACATACTAAAAATATTAAAGGATTGATACGTTTTGCAAGTAGTAGAGGAATTTGGGTTGTTTTTGGTTCACCTGAAGAAAATGATGCTTTGGCTTATAAGTATGTGTATAACTTTGAGAAACAAAATGGTATCACACAAGCAACACGGTTGATTTATGACAAACGAAAATAA